One window from the genome of Paracoccus zhejiangensis encodes:
- a CDS encoding Hint domain-containing protein, with translation MPTYTVNQFYLGQFADMDTVESTSLLNINTTIENLAVANQGAGTNWAVGSVFGGDELQLTTITQNDVVRDREAGRLEEDDRANLKSPIFQRDADSYSYDIGNGPVTSAIDSVSTWEVEVLLGDGTAVTRTLEIVQLQNGAIFTNADTAFDGLHMQSFKIVKFITSDYYGTTHSRTIDAVDIVCFAAGTQILTERGEVAIEDITIGDMVQTLDHGLQQVRWIGCKRLDSIDLAANPKLKPIRIAAGCLGGALPYRDLLVSPQHRILVRSKIAQRMFGTQEVLGAAKQFLRLEGFDIVQDAEEVTYHHMLFDQHEIIFAEGAPSESLFTGPVALDSVAAEARDEILAIMPGIAEAGREIEGARMLLSGRPARKLASRHLQNRKLLLADA, from the coding sequence GTGCCGACCTATACCGTCAACCAGTTCTATCTTGGCCAATTCGCGGACATGGACACTGTCGAGTCGACCAGCCTGTTGAACATCAACACGACGATCGAGAACCTTGCCGTCGCCAATCAAGGTGCCGGCACCAATTGGGCCGTCGGCTCGGTCTTCGGCGGTGACGAGCTGCAGTTGACAACGATCACCCAGAACGACGTTGTTCGGGATCGCGAGGCGGGCCGTCTTGAAGAAGATGACCGTGCCAACCTCAAGAGCCCGATCTTCCAGCGCGATGCTGACAGCTACAGCTATGACATCGGCAACGGGCCGGTGACCTCGGCCATCGATTCGGTCTCGACCTGGGAGGTCGAGGTCCTGCTGGGCGACGGCACGGCGGTGACCAGGACGCTGGAGATCGTCCAGCTGCAGAACGGCGCGATCTTCACCAATGCCGACACCGCATTCGACGGTCTGCACATGCAGTCGTTCAAGATCGTCAAGTTCATCACGAGCGATTACTACGGAACGACGCACAGCCGGACGATCGATGCCGTCGATATCGTCTGCTTCGCGGCGGGCACGCAGATTCTGACCGAGCGCGGCGAGGTTGCCATCGAGGACATCACCATTGGTGACATGGTGCAGACGCTGGATCACGGGCTCCAGCAGGTGCGCTGGATCGGTTGCAAGCGGCTGGACAGCATCGATCTGGCCGCCAATCCCAAGCTGAAGCCGATCCGCATCGCCGCCGGCTGCCTGGGCGGCGCCCTGCCGTATCGTGACCTGCTGGTCTCGCCGCAGCACCGCATCCTGGTCCGGTCGAAGATCGCGCAGCGCATGTTCGGCACGCAGGAGGTTCTGGGCGCGGCCAAGCAGTTCCTGCGGCTCGAGGGCTTTGACATCGTACAGGATGCTGAGGAAGTGACCTATCATCACATGCTCTTTGACCAGCATGAGATCATCTTCGCCGAGGGCGCGCCGAGCGAAAGCCTGTTCACCGGCCCGGTCGCGCTGGATAGCGTCGCTGCCGAGGCGCGCGACGAGATCCTGGCGATCATGCCCGGGATCGCCGAGGCCGGCCGCGAGATCGAAGGTGCCCGGATGCTGCTCAGCGGACGGCCGGCGCGCAAGCTGGCAAGCCGCCACCTGCAGAACCGGAAACTGCTGCTGGCTGACGCCTGA
- the nudC gene encoding NAD(+) diphosphatase, with protein MIPESDVTFAGSFLDRADRLRSDAAWQDQQLADPASRVSPFWRGKPLFDLTPEGPRLAWLSATDPLIVDGPEPVVFMGLDETGTAHFAADVSYIAPPDVAPAEFVDRRTLDLSETRKFIDLRAIMGDIDHRDAGIAAAAKGIFEWRLTHGFCANCGTRNVVSHAGWRFDCPGCGRQHFPRTDPVVIMLILDGDRVLLGRQSNWDPRMYSLLAGFMEPGETVEEAVRREVMEEAGITVGEVRYVTSQPWPFPASLMIGCAGRAETTRIAMDPNELEDALWASKAEIALALEGRHEKIAPARKGAVAQVILRAWVNGQVRGFD; from the coding sequence ATGATCCCCGAATCCGATGTCACCTTCGCTGGCAGCTTCCTCGACCGCGCCGACCGGCTGCGCAGCGATGCCGCTTGGCAGGACCAGCAGCTCGCCGATCCCGCCAGCCGCGTCTCGCCCTTCTGGCGTGGCAAACCGCTGTTCGACCTGACGCCCGAAGGCCCGCGCCTCGCCTGGCTGTCGGCCACCGATCCACTGATCGTGGACGGCCCCGAGCCGGTCGTGTTCATGGGCCTCGACGAGACCGGCACGGCGCATTTCGCCGCCGATGTCTCCTATATCGCCCCGCCCGACGTGGCTCCGGCCGAATTCGTCGATCGCCGCACGCTGGACCTGTCCGAGACGCGCAAGTTCATCGACCTGCGCGCGATCATGGGCGATATCGACCATCGCGATGCCGGCATCGCGGCGGCGGCCAAGGGCATTTTCGAATGGCGGCTGACCCATGGCTTTTGCGCCAATTGTGGCACGCGGAACGTGGTCAGCCATGCCGGCTGGCGCTTTGATTGCCCCGGCTGCGGGCGGCAGCATTTCCCGCGCACCGATCCGGTGGTCATCATGCTGATCCTCGATGGCGACCGGGTGCTCTTGGGCCGGCAATCGAACTGGGACCCGCGCATGTATTCGCTGCTCGCGGGCTTCATGGAGCCGGGCGAGACGGTCGAGGAGGCGGTGCGCCGCGAGGTGATGGAAGAGGCGGGGATCACCGTGGGCGAGGTGCGCTATGTCACCTCGCAGCCCTGGCCCTTCCCGGCCTCGCTGATGATCGGTTGCGCCGGGCGGGCCGAGACCACCCGGATCGCCATGGACCCGAACGAGCTGGAAGATGCGCTCTGGGCCAGCAAGGCCGAGATCGCCCTGGCGCTGGAAGGGCGGCACGAGAAGATCGCCCCGGCACGCAAGGGGGCCGTGGCGCAGGTGATCCTGCGGGCTTGGGTGAACGGGCAAGTGAGGGGCTTCGACTGA